From the Ipomoea triloba cultivar NCNSP0323 chromosome 8, ASM357664v1 genome, the window GGGCCGAGGGTGACTTGCAGCTCGGAATCGCCCACCACGTATTGGAAAGAACCCATCGAAAAACACCTTCTTGCATCCAAATTACTATTGCTGGTCTCTCCAATTTCCTTTTCTTGAACCTCAACATTGTTTGTAGTCCTGAATTTCCCGAGCCTCACCGAGAAAACCCTCTTCTCGGTCAGAACAGCATTGACATTGTCATCTTCCCCGGGCTTAGAACCCGAGGAAACTGCAATGCCAGCACTCCCTGTCCCGGGAACCCCATCCTCATCTCGCGAGTCATCGAAGTAGAAAACCGGGTTCTCAATGCAGAAATCGGGAGCGAAAAGAATGCCTCTACAAAGCGGGCAAGTCGAGTTCGACAACAACCACGTGTCTATGCAATCAATGTGGAAGGCGTGGCCACACAGGGGCAGCAGCCTCAACCCGTCTTGATCCGAGAATTCACACAGACACACAGCACAATCAAAGGGCTCTTTCAAACCCCCCATTATATCCTTGTAGGAGAACACGGGGAGGGCATCGATAAACGCCTGGTCCAAACCCGAGTCGTGGAGGTGGAATAGCTGTTGTAGCTGCCTTTGGACAGCACCAGAGTTTGGGATTTCTTGGGTTGTTCTACTGGATTGGGAGAAAGACAAAGAGGGCCTATGTTTCATCAAAAACCTAAGCAACAAGTGGAGAACACCAGAGATAAAGAATATCACAGCTAGTATAACTATGAAGAAAAGAACACCTGGGCTGATTTTACTCCCAGAAGAGGATGATGGTGTTACTGTTGGGGGAGTTGATTCTTTCTGGGAAAAATAAATTGGGAGTGGCTGAACAGAAGGGTTCAAAAGAACATCTTTTTGGTTTAATTGAGGTTGAAGCCAAGGCATTTTAGCACTCTGGGAATCCACAAGATCATCACTTTGCTCAACTAACTATCTTCaatcaaacaaaattttatcTTCTATTTCTACTAAGTGCCAGTTCCATATATCCAGGTTAACAAGAAATTGACCCACATTTCATGGAACTTACAGAAAACCCAATTGAATTTGAGCACTAAtatcaaagaaaagaaaacaaaaatcaaatcttGATGCCAGATATGCAATCCAATCTACTATTAAAGACAGGAAAACCCCCAGCTTGCTTGGATTTCACAGAAAACACAGAAATTCTAGTGTGGGCAATTGAAATTTTGAGAAAGAAGAAGACTTTTAGTGAAGAATTGTGTTTACCTATCTCACTCCACGCCTTGAAGGCTTGTTGAACTTAGCTATTCCTAGGGGAGCAGATGCTTAATTACTGAAACCCTATTCCCATTGAAGAGGATTTGAGGtgtggaagaaaagaaaataaaagaaaaagggcAGATTGACAGAAAGATGTGGAATCGGCTTAAAGAGATAAACAATTTATTCGCAATGGTGTCACGCTCTCGCAACCAGGTGCCTACTGCCTACTGTCTAGGCCAAGCTTTTccacttctttgcttttgtcctCCCCGGTACGGTACACATAATATAATGGGCTTACTGCTAAATATAGAGCGAGTAAATTTCATGTTTATCTATTGGGAAAATGATACTTTTTCctcctatgttatgtgcatatagcactttttctcctgtgttattaaagtgacaatttttccccctgaaatgttaaattgacattgttacccttaaaaataattatttcatttatttttcttctctaacaaattattatttatatgtatggatgatcacgattcggttcgaacctaaccaaacactataacaatcataccgaaatagtatggacggttctggttacgattcagaaccgaaaaatttaaaattaaataattgttgaaccgtgaactggaacttagccacagtcatatatagtgaaaatgatcaaacacttattttgataaattggtACGAtttggttccaatttcgattttgaaccgccaatcaaaacttatgtatttatttatttatttttataattttatttttatttaaaaatagtctaaatttaacaattattttattttattttttcggttttgaatcgtaactgtaaccgtctatactatttaagttcaattgctatagtgttcgattaggttcgtatcgaaccgtgatcttccatatatattagtaacaattgattggagaataaaaataaatgaaatagttatttttaagggctaaaatgtcaatttaacattacaagggaaaaaactaccacttttaaaataactgaggggggaaaacaaccactttaataacacaggggggaaaagtgctataagcatataacatagggggaaaaagtgtcattttcccttatcTATTACAACAACCATATTTTTTAGGGGAAATGATCAAATAGACCCTTAACTTTAGACCAAAGTGTAATTAGGttcttaaactttaaaaaaattcaattaaatactcaaacttgttaaaatgagtcaaataagTCTGATTTACCTATAACCAACAGGTTACCGGTAATATTATTGACGTTGACCATCATTAACCACCGCTAACCAGCATCAAAACATGAAAAACAACTTTTGATGACTTTTTTACCGGAGAAGATGATCGGTCATCTTCTCCGGTGGAGAAGGTGACCAATCCGGTCACCTTTTCCAGTGGAGAAGGCAACTAGATAGGTCACCTTTTCCAGTAGAGAAGGCAACCGATCTGGTCGCGTACTCCACCGGAGAAGACGACCGGCAGATCGTCTTCTCCGGTAGGtcacctaatatatatatatatatatatatatatatatatatatatatatatatatatatatatatatatatatatatattattttttattgtcgTTAGAAATTTTTTCGCCGAAATTATTACCGAAAATGTTGCCGAAATCTTAATGACTGGTTATCCAGGTGAATAACCGGTTATAGGGTTTAAATGCACCAAAATAACAAATTCGAgtgtttaattacacttttttaaagttcaagtGACTATTTGCACTAAAATTCAAGGGTCTATTCGatcatttttcctatttttcattttgacaAAAACTTATGTGAAATCATCTCATTGATGTACTAACACTTCAAATGGAAATCTACCTCAAGTAAAAGTTTGGAGAATGCAATAgtaaaaacaattaacaaaaaaaaaaaaaacaagataaCAATAAAGAGAAAAGCAAAGGGAAATATGAACTTGGATTAGGACGAGGGAAATTGAATCAAATCAAGGACAAGGCCGGGAAATAGTCAATCGATTAGGTGAAGGATGTCATATTAACCAAGGGGAAGCCTTTCTCAAGGTCATTTCGTACACCCTTAGAGCACTTAAAGATATTCTCATGCCTCATAAATGGCTAATAAGGGGCGTTTTCTCAAAGGCGGAGCATGATTGATCAACCACTTGAACCTAGATTAGATTGTTACTTCCTAAACAAGACTCGATCATGTTGATCAACATCATCCACATAAAGCCTCATCTCCCTGAATTAATCAATTCAAGATCACATCTCCAAAAacctaattaatataatttgcatCCTTAACACCCTCCTAAGAAATCTACTCACACATACTGGAAAGGAAAATAGCAAGGATTCAATAACAAAAACACAATTCATAACTTTCACAAGATGTGGAATCAAATTAAGTAAGCACAAAGTAGATTGcaataaatgaaaatgaagaagaacTTATCTATATTGAATTTGAAATCTTCAATCCTTGATCAATGTTGCAATTGAAAGTAAATCTAAGTATTGATTGgaagttgaaattgaaattgaaattgaattgtATCAAGTGATGGAAAAGTAAAAGGGAAAAAACACTCCACAAAGTAGTCTAAAGTGGAaacctaagaaaagaaaaagatcctctaaattaaagtttCTCACTTCTCCCTTTTATAGCTTCTGAATACGCTTGTATTACGCGGCCCGTTAGCGTAATGTGTCTCGTAATAGCAGGAATGTGATTATGATGCATGTTCCCTATTAAGCGATGCATTATGAGCATAGCGCCCTTTGTAATGGCAAAAATAGCTCGTGGATGCTCCTTGCTACATAGCCTATATATTATGAGCGTAATGTAGCTTGTAATAACAAAACTATTTTTTTGATGTTCTTTGTTACCAACTTCCGTTACGTGCATAGTGACGCtcataataataagaatggACTTTTCGATCCTGAGCATTACGAGCCTTGTAATGAGCGTAACACAGCTCGTAATAGTACGCAGACTTTTGCTTCCATCCTATTTTTGCTCTATTTTGTCCAAATTGCCATTGAGTTGGACctattttacaaataaaaaaatgtctCAAAATTAGTCCTTTAACACAATTTATCATATTTCAAAGCATTTTGAGTACAAATAGAACATTTTCAATCCCAAATTGGCCACTAAATGCCTCCCAATAGTAGTGAAATTTGGCACTCGTCAAGAggaacttattttttttagtattactgactctgtcGCCTCCAATGCGACTTGAAACCACTCCTTTCCACAtaggagtgtaaaccgggtgccactagagcacaaggtctttggcatgcCTAAAACTtattagaaaaatgaaattaaaccatcaaactaaaaatatttcaaagtgCCCATTGAGCTAGAAACAAAACGCAATTAGTCCATTTTGACCTATTATACCATGTTATTTGCCTACTTAGCAAATCAATCAATCATtcctattaaattaataaatatattttatttcaacaTGTGGTGAGTTAAGCCAATTTATAGtagttaataaataataatagttatattAATGTTACATGGACCTTATAGtagttaataaataataatagttatattaatggtgaaaattttttatgaaaacTTTTAGTCCATGTAGCCCTATCATTCAATATAACTATTTTAGTTAAAATCTtgatttttaaaacaataatctaaaaacataataagcgtgaatgaaggttatacccttcatctatgtctgttttttccgttaaattttttttttgtacattatgctataaaagttgtcctttataatatattagataaatatactcctaccgttataacttccgttatcttttccactattgttaccatacacatgcatccactatatattttcttattttgttcaataataataatatatagacattatgtattggagttatatgttagttattttttaaaatataaatataaaatttataaatatattttacattattattattatttacaataatttaaatatctaaaacctaaataaatttaaaattttaatataaaatattaatattgggcacctatttttggCGCATCGCGattcgcgcataagaaaaactagtaatcaaaataaattcGAATCAAGAACATTTTAGTCCATATCTGTGAGATGAAGAGCATTCTTTGTCCAATATATTTGgacggagttttttttttttttttttttttttggcgatTCGTCTGGTTGATCATTTTTTCAAGGATTTGTTTGACCATCTTTTTTCAGTATCTGTCCGACTATTCAACAATATGCTCTTTGTCCATGCTCATCcactattactactactactactgttgttgttggtgttgttAAAAAAGtgcttaattgtaattttttcccAAATTAATTCAATGgtctctttaatttttttttaataaattcaagatttttgttttcaaaggtgaacttttattgaatttagggaTTGGGTTTAGGTTTTAGggttcactacaaaaaaacgcgaaaataacgacggatttagcgacggatctTTTCCGTTGCTAATTTTACGACGGATTAGTGACAACTTAGCgacaaattttcatttatttgtcaAACGGACATTTAGCGACGGAGTAGTGACGAATTAGCGACAGATTTTGTGACGGATTTTTTTCGTTGTTAAATACGTAGCTAATTTTGGCGGTAAATTTTTGCGCAAAAATTAGAGACAAATTTGCGACGGATTTGCGATGGAATTTTTGCGGAAATTTTAGTTGCTACAGATTAGCGACGGATATATATATCCGTCGCTATATTTTCAATTGGGTTGTGTTTGTCTTTacattttagcgacggattctcattccgtcgctagatttgTACAGTGATATTTTAAGAGAACACTCTAGCGACGGATTCGTTTTCCGTCACTAAAGTtgtacacaattttttaaagatcTTAGCGACggatatccgtcgctaaactaataattaaaaaaaaaaatctagcgacggatattAAGTCCGTCGCTAGATTTGTACAGTGATATTTTAAGAGAACATTCTAGCGACGGATTAATTTTCCGTCACTAAagttttacacaattttttaaagatcCTAGCGACGGATTATGATATCCGTAGCTaaactaatgaatttttttttttttttttttttgcaaagaatTGAAGGACCGTGTGTACTTTTCCTCCCACGCCTCATTCCTCTTCTCTATTTCCTCTTTAATGTACTTGTTCCAATGATTCAATTCCAATATCAAAAAACGAAGCGACGGAGAACACAAGAAAGCTCTTCTCTCTGCGAACCCAGAAACTTCGAGAAATTGTCGTTGGAATGCTCTCTAAAAACGACGGAACGCCATCGCCGGCAAGGCCGTCGGAAATCCAAGATATTTTGGAGCGAAGTACGAAGAAACCGGAAACATCTACGGAGTCCCCGATGGGAGACGCTCCAGAGAAGCAGGCCGGCGAGACTCTTGTTAACACTAGTGAAAGCACCACCACAGGTACCCTTTCTTTAAGCAGATAGTAGCAAATGAATCCACAGGGAACAAGCAAATACTGGAGGAGATTGATCTAGTGTCAGATGATGAGGAGGAAGATGGTGACACAGACGTCGATGGGGGATGTCCAGTTATAAGATTAACCAAGGAGGAGAAGGTGAGACTAAGAGCAAAGTGGAGACAATCTTTAATCGTGAAAGTAATGGGGAGAAATGTCGGCTACA encodes:
- the LOC116026735 gene encoding RING-H2 finger protein ATL46-like; translation: MPWLQPQLNQKDVLLNPSVQPLPIYFSQKESTPPTVTPSSSSGSKISPGVLFFIVILAVIFFISGVLHLLLRFLMKHRPSLSFSQSSRTTQEIPNSGAVQRQLQQLFHLHDSGLDQAFIDALPVFSYKDIMGGLKEPFDCAVCLCEFSDQDGLRLLPLCGHAFHIDCIDTWLLSNSTCPLCRGILFAPDFCIENPVFYFDDSRDEDGVPGTGSAGIAVSSGSKPGEDDNVNAVLTEKRVFSVRLGKFRTTNNVEVQEKEIGETSNSNLDARRCFSMGSFQYVVGDSELQVTLGPGGGAGGGNRQLKAGRGRGGGQNGNFTSEGDSDGKKIINMRSKGESFSVSKIWLWSKKDKFPTSANTHISTSINTTNLPWTHRLEAP